A single Staphylococcus muscae DNA region contains:
- a CDS encoding ATP-binding cassette domain-containing protein, whose amino-acid sequence MLDIHLEKRINDKNIAFQITTDAPKIYALRGVSGIGKTTCLNMIAGIQLPDKGWVRINGRTVVDTAHKIDTPIRERHIGYLFQDYQLFPHMTIRQNITFMTEFNTHIDKLVDTLKITHILDAYPLRCSGGEKQRAALARALSTKPDLLLLDEPFSSLDDVSKQESMMLVQHIFETWQIPIIFVTHSQREAQQLAHEIITIE is encoded by the coding sequence GTGCTAGATATTCATTTGGAAAAGCGTATCAATGATAAAAATATTGCATTTCAAATAACAACAGATGCACCTAAGATTTATGCGTTGCGGGGTGTATCAGGTATCGGTAAAACAACATGTCTCAATATGATTGCGGGTATTCAATTGCCGGATAAAGGCTGGGTACGTATCAATGGAAGAACCGTTGTAGATACTGCACACAAAATTGACACGCCGATTAGAGAACGTCATATCGGCTACCTTTTTCAAGATTATCAACTGTTTCCCCATATGACAATCCGACAAAATATCACCTTTATGACAGAGTTTAATACACATATTGATAAGCTTGTTGATACACTTAAAATCACGCACATTTTGGATGCGTATCCGCTGAGATGTTCAGGTGGAGAGAAGCAACGTGCCGCTTTAGCGAGAGCCTTGAGTACAAAACCTGATTTATTATTATTAGACGAACCTTTTTCTAGTTTAGATGATGTTTCTAAACAAGAGAGCATGATGCTCGTTCAACATATTTTTGAAACGTGGCAAATTCCAATTATTTTTGTCACACACTCTCAGAGGGAAGCGCAACAACTGGCACATGAAATCATTACAATAGAATAA
- the modB gene encoding molybdate ABC transporter permease subunit has translation MSELTPFWISLRVAMISTLIVVILATLLAKILYNKQGRLIKFCESLVLLPIVLPPTVMGFLLLILFSVNGPVGYFLTEVLGVKVVFTLTGAVIASVIVSFPLMYQHAVQGFRSIDDKMLNTARTMGASERKIFYRLILPLSKRALISGTMMAFARAIGEFGATLMIAGYIPGKTNTLSLEIYFLVQQGRENQAWLWVLILVAFAVTVMGTMNMLNKDRYREVR, from the coding sequence ATGTCAGAACTTACACCGTTTTGGATCTCATTACGTGTGGCAATGATCAGTACATTGATTGTAGTAATTCTTGCCACATTACTAGCCAAAATTCTATATAACAAACAAGGACGTTTGATAAAGTTTTGTGAGAGTCTTGTGCTCTTACCTATTGTATTACCACCAACAGTGATGGGGTTCTTACTCCTTATTTTATTTTCTGTAAATGGACCAGTAGGCTATTTTTTAACAGAGGTATTAGGGGTTAAAGTTGTGTTTACATTGACTGGTGCCGTTATTGCATCGGTGATTGTGAGTTTCCCATTAATGTACCAACATGCTGTACAAGGTTTTCGTAGTATTGATGATAAGATGTTGAACACAGCGCGAACGATGGGCGCTTCTGAACGTAAAATATTCTATCGTTTGATTTTACCTTTATCAAAACGAGCGCTTATTTCAGGAACGATGATGGCATTTGCCCGTGCTATTGGTGAATTTGGTGCCACACTCATGATTGCAGGATATATTCCGGGTAAAACCAATACACTGTCTTTAGAAATTTACTTTCTTGTTCAACAAGGACGAGAAAATCAAGCGTGGCTATGGGTGCTGATTCTTGTTGCCTTTGCAGTAACAGTAATGGGAACGATGAATATGCTTAATAAAGACCGATATCGTGAGGTGAGATAG
- the modA gene encoding molybdate ABC transporter substrate-binding protein, translating to MKSKFLWGICMLLVFVLSACSASQSEDNNKNEKDQITVSAAASLTDVTKELETAFHKQHKDIDVAFNYGGSGALRQQIEKGAPSDILMSANTKDIDALKKQGKVIDTYDYATNKLVLIRQQGSKLKSVEDLQETDQLALGEVESVPAGKYAKQYLEDHKLWDTVVSKIVYAKDVHEVLNYVDKGNAQLGFVYQTDLYVGDKQQKGVEKVMNADLQQPITYRMGLVTDNKAAKEWMTFMQSDEAKQILKKYHFEV from the coding sequence TTGAAATCCAAATTCTTATGGGGCATATGTATGTTGCTTGTTTTCGTATTGTCAGCATGTAGTGCATCACAATCTGAAGACAACAATAAAAATGAAAAAGATCAAATCACTGTTTCAGCAGCAGCGAGTTTAACAGATGTGACAAAAGAGTTGGAAACTGCCTTCCATAAACAGCATAAAGATATCGATGTAGCATTTAACTATGGTGGCTCAGGCGCACTCAGACAACAAATTGAAAAAGGTGCCCCTTCAGATATATTGATGTCTGCAAATACGAAAGATATTGATGCATTGAAAAAGCAAGGGAAAGTGATAGATACATATGATTATGCAACAAATAAGTTAGTATTGATTAGGCAACAGGGTAGTAAGCTTAAAAGTGTTGAAGATTTACAGGAGACAGATCAGTTGGCGTTAGGTGAAGTCGAATCCGTGCCAGCCGGTAAATATGCCAAACAATATTTAGAAGATCATAAGTTATGGGATACCGTTGTCTCAAAAATTGTCTATGCGAAAGATGTTCATGAAGTACTCAACTATGTAGATAAGGGGAATGCACAACTTGGCTTTGTTTATCAGACAGATTTATATGTAGGGGACAAACAACAAAAAGGTGTCGAAAAAGTGATGAATGCCGACTTGCAACAGCCAATTACCTACCGTATGGGACTTGTGACAGATAATAAAGCTGCAAAAGAATGGATGACATTTATGCAGTCAGATGAAGCGAAACAAATTTTAAAAAAATATCATTTTGAAGTTTAG